From a region of the Gemmatimonadales bacterium genome:
- a CDS encoding histidine kinase dimerization/phospho-acceptor domain-containing protein produces MTDLDDIGNLRHSLANPLSSILGEAQLILGSGVTLDEETRQGVQAIEQLALRMKTILQDSRSRGGSDDARREEIR; encoded by the coding sequence ATGACTGACCTGGACGACATCGGCAACCTTCGCCACTCGCTGGCGAATCCCCTGTCATCGATCCTTGGAGAAGCCCAGCTCATTCTTGGCAGCGGCGTAACGCTCGACGAGGAAACCCGGCAGGGTGTCCAGGCGATCGAACAGCTGGCTTTGCGCATGAAGACGATCCTGCAGGACAGCCGCAGTCGCGGTGGGTCGGACGACGCGCGCCGAGAGGAAATCCGCTGA
- the pgl gene encoding 6-phosphogluconolactonase produces the protein MTTIVVAPANQFAAVAAQRIGELVTTSIATSGNCRLALSGGSTPGPVLAKVATAEIEWGKVSVYFADERAVPPDAGDSNYGMIRRVFLDLVPIPATSIHRMEAERTDLDAAARDYDRLLPLALDLLLLGVGPDGHTASLFPESPALHESTRRVIAAAPPRPPIAPQVARLTITPPVIAAARTVAVLVAGSDKAAVVAAVLGKTDGGRFPAALARDGLWILDRDAAAHLQPEDT, from the coding sequence ATGACCACGATCGTGGTGGCGCCCGCGAACCAGTTTGCTGCAGTAGCGGCGCAACGCATCGGCGAGCTTGTCACGACGTCGATTGCGACCTCCGGGAATTGCCGGTTGGCACTCTCCGGGGGGTCGACACCCGGACCGGTGCTCGCCAAGGTGGCGACTGCCGAGATCGAGTGGGGGAAGGTTTCGGTCTACTTCGCGGACGAACGGGCGGTCCCGCCTGATGCCGGCGACAGCAACTACGGGATGATCCGCCGGGTCTTCCTCGACCTGGTCCCGATCCCGGCGACATCGATCCACCGCATGGAAGCCGAGCGCACGGATCTTGACGCGGCGGCGCGCGACTACGATCGGCTCCTTCCCCTCGCGCTCGATCTGCTGCTCCTCGGTGTCGGCCCAGACGGTCACACGGCGTCTCTCTTTCCGGAATCGCCCGCGCTGCACGAATCCACGCGCCGGGTCATTGCGGCAGCACCGCCGCGGCCACCGATCGCGCCACAGGTGGCTCGGCTCACGATCACCCCCCCGGTGATCGCCGCTGCCCGTACCGTCGCGGTACTGGTTGCGGGGAGCGACAAGGCTGCGGTAGTTGCCGCAGTCCTTGGCAAGACAGATGGCGGGCGGTTCCCCGCGGCGCTGGCACGGGACGGTCTGTGGATTCTCGACCGCGACGCCGCGGCACACTTGCAACCAGAGGATACCTGA
- the gnd gene encoding decarboxylating 6-phosphogluconate dehydrogenase codes for MAMIGLGKMGGNMTERLIRGGHQVVVYDRSPEAIAAASARGATGARDLDDVVAQLAAPRVVWVMVPAGDPTEQTINAIADRLQPGDIIIDGGNSNFRDSMRRADALRGRSIEFIDAGTSGGVWGLANGYCLMVGGSESACTTCEPIFRTLAPENGYARMGPPGSGHYVKMVHNGIEYGLLQAYAEGYEILHASKEFPSLDLHRIAGLWNQGSVVRSWLNELAEQAFAKGNDLSGLRGYVDDSGEGRWTVAEAIALDVPAPVITASLLARLRSRQAESFSAKVIAALRNEFGGHAVKHT; via the coding sequence ATGGCGATGATCGGTCTCGGCAAGATGGGCGGGAACATGACCGAGCGATTGATTCGCGGCGGCCATCAGGTCGTCGTCTACGATCGGAGTCCCGAAGCGATCGCCGCGGCGTCGGCCAGGGGCGCCACCGGGGCGCGTGACCTCGACGATGTCGTGGCGCAACTCGCGGCGCCGCGGGTGGTCTGGGTGATGGTCCCCGCCGGCGATCCGACCGAGCAGACGATCAACGCGATCGCCGACCGGCTGCAACCCGGGGACATCATCATCGATGGCGGCAACTCGAACTTCCGCGATTCGATGCGCCGAGCCGACGCGTTGCGGGGGCGGTCGATCGAGTTCATCGATGCCGGGACGAGCGGCGGGGTCTGGGGTCTCGCCAACGGATACTGCCTCATGGTCGGTGGATCGGAATCGGCGTGCACCACGTGCGAGCCGATCTTCCGGACCCTCGCTCCTGAAAACGGGTATGCGCGGATGGGACCGCCGGGATCGGGACACTACGTCAAGATGGTCCACAACGGGATCGAATACGGCCTGCTCCAGGCCTACGCGGAGGGATACGAAATCCTGCATGCGTCGAAGGAATTCCCGTCGCTCGATCTGCACCGGATCGCAGGACTCTGGAACCAGGGAAGCGTGGTCCGGTCATGGCTCAACGAATTGGCGGAGCAGGCATTCGCCAAGGGGAATGATCTCTCCGGGCTGCGCGGGTATGTCGATGACTCCGGCGAGGGCCGCTGGACCGTTGCCGAAGCAATCGCGCTCGACGTTCCCGCGCCGGTCATCACGGCGTCGCTCCTGGCGCGGTTGCGGTCGCGGCAGGCGGAGTCGTTCTCGGCCAAGGTGATTGCCGCGCTGCGCAATGAGTTCGGCGGCCACGCGGTCAAGCACACATGA
- the zwf gene encoding glucose-6-phosphate dehydrogenase has product MTAPITTPVKITGEFPVQRPAMPKPGRCVVVILGGGGDLAHRKLLPALFHLYLDGGLPDEFAIVGVDRASSSSDDAYRELVAAALRETGIDAASLARGWPEFGKRLFYISADLGSADGYAQLRTALEPINQTVPELEGHLFHLALPPSLYLPVIRQLAASGLLPKQRDPAERPWTRVVIEKPFGHDGPSAHALQRGARRVMAEFQLYRIDHYLGKETVQNLLVLRFANSIFETVWNRHYIEQVQITASEAIGVEHRGKYYEEAGIVRDMFQNHLLQLLALTAMEPPTTFASDSVRDEKLKVLRAIHPIEPGAAVRGQYGPGRVDGADVIGYRQEEHVAPHSQTPTYAAVHFNVDNWRWQGVPFLVRAGKRLATSGTEIAIRFRCPPLMLFPAEDGERLEPNVLVARIQPREGISLRFDVKVPGMAMQARSVEMDFAYAEAFGTEEHDAYETLLLDAMLGDQTHFMRSDEVEAAWAIVDPLLAYWEAQPPERFPNYAAGSAGPAAADDLIKHAGGVWRPMGGP; this is encoded by the coding sequence ATGACGGCGCCGATCACGACACCCGTCAAGATCACCGGCGAGTTCCCGGTGCAGCGACCGGCGATGCCCAAGCCGGGGCGCTGCGTGGTCGTCATCCTCGGCGGCGGCGGCGATCTGGCGCATCGCAAGCTGTTGCCGGCGCTCTTCCATCTCTATCTCGACGGCGGCCTCCCCGACGAATTCGCCATCGTCGGTGTCGACCGAGCCAGCAGCAGCAGCGACGATGCCTACCGGGAGCTGGTCGCCGCGGCGCTCAGGGAAACCGGGATCGATGCGGCGTCGCTGGCTCGCGGATGGCCCGAGTTCGGCAAGCGACTCTTCTACATCTCGGCCGATCTGGGAAGTGCCGACGGATACGCGCAGCTCCGCACCGCCCTCGAACCGATCAATCAGACGGTCCCCGAGCTCGAGGGCCATCTTTTTCATCTGGCGTTGCCGCCGTCGTTGTACCTGCCGGTGATCCGCCAGCTCGCCGCGTCGGGATTGCTGCCCAAGCAGCGCGATCCCGCCGAACGTCCCTGGACGCGCGTCGTGATCGAGAAGCCGTTCGGTCACGACGGCCCCAGTGCACATGCGCTGCAGCGCGGCGCCCGGCGCGTAATGGCGGAATTCCAGCTCTATCGCATCGATCATTACCTCGGCAAGGAGACGGTGCAGAACCTCCTCGTGCTGCGGTTTGCCAATTCGATTTTCGAGACGGTGTGGAACCGGCACTACATCGAGCAGGTGCAGATCACCGCGAGCGAAGCGATCGGCGTCGAGCACCGCGGCAAGTACTACGAGGAAGCGGGAATCGTCCGCGACATGTTCCAGAATCACCTTCTTCAGTTGCTTGCGCTGACCGCGATGGAGCCGCCGACCACGTTCGCCTCCGATTCGGTGCGCGACGAGAAGCTCAAGGTTCTCCGTGCCATTCATCCGATCGAGCCCGGCGCCGCGGTGCGCGGCCAGTACGGTCCGGGGCGCGTCGACGGCGCCGACGTGATCGGGTACCGGCAGGAAGAGCATGTGGCACCGCACTCCCAGACCCCGACGTACGCCGCGGTACATTTCAACGTCGACAACTGGCGCTGGCAGGGGGTGCCGTTTCTCGTCCGGGCGGGGAAACGTCTCGCCACCAGCGGCACCGAGATCGCGATCCGCTTCCGCTGTCCGCCGCTGATGCTCTTTCCTGCGGAGGACGGCGAGCGACTCGAGCCCAACGTGCTGGTGGCGCGCATCCAGCCGCGCGAGGGGATCTCGCTGCGGTTCGACGTGAAGGTTCCCGGCATGGCAATGCAGGCGCGCTCGGTCGAGATGGACTTTGCCTACGCCGAAGCGTTCGGCACCGAAGAGCACGACGCCTACGAGACGCTGCTCCTCGACGCAATGCTCGGCGACCAGACGCACTTCATGCGCAGTGACGAAGTCGAAGCGGCGTGGGCGATCGTCGACCCGCTCCTGGCCTACTGGGAAGCACAGCCGCCGGAGCGGTTCCCGAATTATGCAGCGGGGAGCGCCGGTCCCGCGGCAGCCGACGACCTGATCAAGCACGCCGGCGGCGTGTGGCGGCCGATGGGCGGGCCATAG
- a CDS encoding zinc-binding dehydrogenase, translating into MTFRGDTVRAAVLDGANADPRVVEFGAPTLTPGSALLATRYSEVCGTDVHIWRGRMPGVRFPMIPGHVSVGVLAASSRKLTDIDGKPFRDGDVVTFLDVHETCNHCFQCLVAKNTTRCPHRRVYGITYGVEDGLLGGWSEVIWIKPGVKLVRMPPELDPETFIGGGCGLVTAIHAMDRADVRLGQSVVVLGAGPVGQSITALSSLSGAGQVVTVGDPAARLDFARRMGATDTIGLDTPPPERAAQVRRLTGGRGADVVIEATGAPDAVSQALDLVRDGGRVVVCGQYADNGDTAINPHRQINRKQVEVRGVWGSDYSHFHRAVALAARFGDRIPWRDQVSGGYPLERVKDALEAVEAGGVLKALVVPGRAERAAVSAPGKGRGTPA; encoded by the coding sequence GTGACCTTTCGAGGTGACACCGTCCGCGCCGCCGTGCTCGACGGCGCCAACGCCGATCCACGCGTCGTGGAATTCGGGGCCCCAACGCTGACCCCGGGCTCGGCGCTTCTCGCCACGCGATACTCCGAGGTCTGCGGCACCGACGTGCACATCTGGCGCGGACGAATGCCGGGTGTCCGCTTTCCGATGATTCCCGGCCACGTGTCGGTGGGTGTCCTTGCGGCCTCAAGCCGCAAACTCACCGACATCGACGGCAAGCCGTTCCGCGACGGCGACGTGGTGACTTTTCTCGACGTCCACGAGACCTGCAACCACTGTTTCCAGTGCCTCGTCGCCAAGAACACGACGCGGTGCCCGCACCGCCGCGTCTACGGGATCACCTACGGCGTGGAAGACGGCTTGCTGGGCGGCTGGTCCGAAGTGATCTGGATCAAGCCCGGCGTCAAACTGGTGCGCATGCCACCCGAACTTGATCCGGAGACATTCATCGGCGGAGGGTGCGGGCTCGTCACTGCGATTCACGCGATGGATCGCGCCGACGTACGCCTTGGCCAGTCAGTCGTGGTCCTCGGCGCAGGACCGGTGGGACAGTCGATCACCGCGCTCTCGTCGCTCTCGGGCGCGGGGCAGGTCGTGACGGTCGGCGATCCCGCCGCGCGGCTCGACTTCGCACGGCGGATGGGCGCAACCGACACGATCGGCCTCGATACGCCGCCACCGGAGCGCGCGGCGCAGGTTCGACGGTTGACCGGCGGCCGCGGCGCAGATGTGGTGATTGAAGCGACCGGCGCACCGGACGCCGTCTCGCAAGCGCTCGACCTGGTGCGCGACGGTGGCCGGGTCGTGGTCTGCGGCCAGTACGCCGACAACGGCGATACCGCCATCAACCCCCATCGGCAGATCAATCGCAAGCAGGTCGAGGTCCGCGGGGTGTGGGGTTCGGACTATTCACACTTTCATCGTGCGGTCGCACTTGCCGCGCGCTTTGGCGACCGGATTCCGTGGCGCGACCAGGTCAGCGGCGGCTACCCGCTCGAGCGCGTGAAGGACGCGCTCGAAGCGGTCGAAGCGGGAGGTGTTCTGAAGGCGCTGGTGGTCCCTGGGCGCGCGGAGCGCGCCGCCGTCAGCGCGCCTGGTAAAGGGCGGGGAACTCCTGCTTGA
- the msrA gene encoding peptide-methionine (S)-S-oxide reductase MsrA, translating into MSRRSIPAIALAVLLAAATARPAAASPVTAADTAVFAGGCFWGIQAVFARVKGVISATSGYSGGHLTRPSYEEVSTGTTGHAESVQVVYDPARVSYDQLLQVFFTVAHDPTELNRQGPDEGTQYRSAIFFRTPAQKQAADAYIARATQAKTYSHPIVTQVMQFTAFYPAEGYHQNFYDKNPTYPYIVINDKPKVEHLKQEFPALYQAR; encoded by the coding sequence ATGTCACGCCGTTCGATCCCTGCGATTGCCCTTGCCGTCCTTCTCGCCGCCGCAACCGCGCGCCCCGCCGCCGCATCGCCCGTCACCGCGGCTGATACCGCGGTCTTTGCCGGGGGCTGCTTCTGGGGAATCCAGGCGGTCTTCGCCCGGGTGAAGGGCGTGATCAGTGCGACGTCGGGATACTCCGGGGGTCACCTCACCCGTCCGAGTTACGAAGAGGTAAGCACTGGAACCACCGGGCACGCCGAATCAGTGCAGGTGGTCTACGATCCCGCGCGCGTCAGCTACGACCAATTGCTGCAGGTGTTCTTCACGGTGGCGCACGATCCGACCGAGCTCAACCGGCAGGGACCCGACGAGGGGACGCAGTACCGGTCGGCAATTTTCTTTCGCACCCCCGCGCAGAAGCAGGCCGCTGACGCGTACATTGCGCGCGCCACGCAGGCGAAGACCTATTCACACCCGATCGTGACGCAGGTGATGCAATTCACCGCGTTCTATCCGGCTGAGGGGTACCACCAGAACTTCTACGACAAGAATCCGACCTATCCCTACATCGTGATCAACGACAAGCCGAAGGTCGAGCACCTCAAGCAGGAGTTCCCCGCCCTTTACCAGGCGCGCTGA
- a CDS encoding c-type cytochrome produces MRHARLLVTTIAAATTLSCASNTASTGKAPTPTPGTAAPSAGAVPPPVVQTGGGSAPQSTTSGTPPAAPPRSIAGGPPAGAPGGPPGGPPGGFQRRPQLTPEQRAARRDSLSALRTQVVAMLTQRIAGNENRPAGDEFTNVQLMKDSTSAALLKTMDYFGRSLSVSCTYCHEPDGKWDEDTKEEKKTARVMIQLVNLINTQGLSKLPPNRSGRTPAISCITCHRGNTGPGTALLP; encoded by the coding sequence ATGCGTCATGCTCGTCTGCTGGTGACTACCATCGCGGCAGCAACCACTCTGTCATGTGCATCGAACACGGCGAGCACCGGGAAGGCGCCGACCCCGACGCCCGGAACGGCGGCGCCGTCGGCCGGCGCGGTTCCGCCACCGGTGGTGCAGACCGGGGGCGGCAGCGCCCCGCAATCCACCACGTCGGGGACTCCGCCAGCGGCACCGCCGCGATCGATCGCGGGCGGGCCGCCAGCAGGCGCTCCGGGTGGACCCCCGGGCGGCCCTCCCGGTGGATTCCAGCGGCGGCCGCAACTCACGCCTGAGCAGCGCGCTGCCCGGCGTGACTCACTGAGCGCCCTGCGGACCCAGGTCGTCGCGATGTTGACGCAGCGGATTGCGGGGAACGAGAATCGCCCCGCCGGCGACGAGTTCACCAACGTGCAGTTGATGAAGGATTCGACGTCGGCAGCGCTGCTCAAGACGATGGACTATTTCGGCCGGTCGCTCAGCGTCTCCTGCACCTACTGCCATGAGCCCGATGGGAAGTGGGACGAAGACACGAAGGAAGAGAAGAAGACCGCGCGCGTGATGATCCAGCTGGTCAACCTGATCAACACGCAGGGGCTCTCGAAGTTGCCCCCCAACCGGTCAGGGCGAACACCGGCGATCTCGTGCATCACCTGCCACCGGGGCAATACCGGACCGGGAACAGCTCTCCTTCCCTGA
- a CDS encoding acyl-CoA desaturase yields MTAIAFPSRGAEEFVREVKAAVAAHFASTGRSTKGDWTMWLKTVIVLLMVAGPYAAIMSRHFAPLTMLGFALVMGVGMAGVGFGISHDALHGAYSSSPVVNRLLGLTFDLLGANSYMWKLTHNVIHHTYTNIEGVDEDIDFAPFLRLSPHARHYPQHRYQHLYAFATYSVATLFWVFVKDYRYFLKRDLGPYKNKRHPASEVALLIVTKLVYYTWMIVVPVLVLRLPWWQFLIGFLTVQLTAGLILGVIFQLAHVVEGTDYPLPDAVGRMEHTWLVHEMMTTSNFAPRNLLLRWYIGGLNYQIEHHLFPKICSIHYPTISSIVRQTAAAHGIPYNEHPTLRHAIRSHYRMLKRLGRPPAVAAVEMRVAA; encoded by the coding sequence GTGACCGCCATCGCTTTCCCGAGTCGAGGAGCCGAAGAGTTCGTTCGCGAGGTGAAAGCTGCGGTCGCAGCTCACTTTGCGAGCACCGGCCGCTCCACCAAGGGCGACTGGACGATGTGGCTCAAGACGGTCATCGTCCTGTTGATGGTCGCCGGCCCGTACGCTGCGATCATGTCGCGCCACTTCGCGCCGCTCACGATGCTCGGCTTCGCGCTCGTCATGGGGGTCGGGATGGCGGGGGTGGGATTCGGCATCTCCCACGATGCGTTGCACGGCGCCTACTCCTCCAGTCCCGTCGTGAATCGCCTGCTCGGGCTGACGTTCGACCTGCTCGGCGCGAACAGCTACATGTGGAAGCTGACCCACAACGTCATTCATCACACGTACACCAATATCGAAGGGGTGGACGAAGACATCGATTTCGCGCCGTTCCTTCGACTCTCTCCGCATGCACGCCATTATCCGCAGCACCGATATCAGCATCTCTACGCGTTTGCCACCTACAGCGTTGCCACCCTCTTCTGGGTCTTCGTCAAGGACTATCGCTACTTCCTCAAGCGCGATCTCGGGCCGTACAAGAACAAGCGTCATCCTGCGAGCGAAGTGGCGCTCCTCATCGTCACCAAGCTGGTCTACTATACCTGGATGATTGTCGTGCCGGTGCTGGTGCTGCGGTTGCCGTGGTGGCAGTTCCTGATCGGCTTCCTCACCGTCCAGCTCACGGCAGGACTGATTCTCGGCGTCATCTTCCAGCTGGCACACGTCGTCGAGGGCACCGACTATCCGCTGCCGGATGCAGTCGGGCGGATGGAGCATACCTGGCTGGTGCACGAGATGATGACGACGTCGAACTTCGCGCCGAGGAATCTGCTGCTGCGGTGGTATATCGGCGGGCTCAATTACCAGATCGAGCACCACCTCTTCCCCAAGATCTGCAGTATCCACTACCCGACCATCAGCTCCATCGTCCGGCAGACGGCGGCGGCGCATGGCATCCCCTACAATGAGCACCCGACGTTGCGCCACGCGATTCGATCGCATTACCGGATGCTCAAGCGCCTCGGACGGCCGCCGGCAGTCGCGGCGGTGGAGATGCGCGTGGCGGCGTGA
- a CDS encoding TMEM165/GDT1 family protein, protein MLGLFFATYGAVFVAEIVGDKLLYTTGVLATRYRPAPIVVGVTIAFMAKMAVAVMFGKVISHLPPLLVAGLTSLSFVGVAIILWKKPVTREQRAARDAAKEKSHPGRATGVSFATIFFSEWGDVGQITAATMAARFPSPFIVWAGAVAAMVTKGALAASIGAGARRWIDAHLSPRMIRVAGVSALIILGVLSVIETLSEGHA, encoded by the coding sequence GTGCTCGGGCTCTTCTTCGCAACGTACGGGGCTGTCTTTGTGGCCGAGATCGTCGGCGACAAGCTCCTCTATACCACCGGCGTCCTGGCGACTCGATATCGACCGGCGCCGATCGTTGTCGGCGTCACCATCGCATTCATGGCCAAAATGGCTGTCGCGGTGATGTTCGGGAAAGTGATTTCCCATTTGCCCCCGCTGCTGGTCGCGGGACTGACCTCCCTCTCGTTTGTCGGCGTGGCAATCATCCTGTGGAAGAAGCCGGTGACCCGCGAACAGCGCGCCGCGCGTGATGCGGCCAAGGAGAAATCTCATCCGGGGCGTGCAACCGGGGTCTCCTTCGCCACGATCTTCTTCTCCGAGTGGGGTGATGTCGGCCAGATCACCGCCGCGACGATGGCGGCGCGATTTCCTTCGCCCTTCATCGTCTGGGCCGGTGCCGTCGCCGCGATGGTCACCAAGGGCGCGCTCGCCGCGTCGATCGGGGCCGGGGCGCGTCGCTGGATCGACGCCCATCTCTCCCCCAGGATGATTCGAGTCGCCGGCGTTTCGGCGCTCATCATTCTCGGCGTCCTCTCCGTGATCGAAACGCTTTCCGAGGGCCACGCGTGA
- a CDS encoding MFS transporter, translated as MSDKQSARASAMRFIICLGFVSLFADMTYEGAYSITGPFLKGLGATAIEVGFIAGLGEMFAASLRFFSGKLADRTRAYWPIVIAGYTLNLFVIPALAFVGTWQAAALLIVTERTGKALRGPARDVLLSEATNEVGHGWGFGLHAAMDQTGAVIGPLLMVAAVAHWRRFGPAFLPLAIPAALTLIMIVLARSVHPNKGTPPRVPASQDLPRVFWLYIIAAGVLACGFIDFPLLSYHLQSTGVVKPEVIPLLYAGAMGVNGAAALLFGRLFDRHGIIILAGGILVSLFSLPLGFLGGPFAVAAGVACWGIGLGVQDASLRSGIAQVVSMNKRGGAFGAFNGVYGVMWFLGSVVMGFLYSRSRPALVIFGITFQLAAAIFFFWLRRPLAAAIEAKEE; from the coding sequence GTGAGCGACAAGCAGAGTGCCCGTGCGTCGGCGATGAGGTTCATCATCTGCCTCGGGTTCGTGTCGCTCTTTGCCGACATGACCTACGAGGGCGCCTACAGCATCACCGGACCGTTCCTCAAGGGGCTGGGTGCGACGGCGATCGAGGTCGGTTTCATCGCCGGGCTGGGCGAGATGTTCGCCGCGTCACTCCGGTTCTTCTCGGGCAAACTGGCGGATCGCACACGGGCGTACTGGCCAATCGTGATCGCCGGATACACCCTCAACCTGTTCGTGATCCCGGCGCTGGCGTTCGTCGGCACCTGGCAGGCGGCGGCACTGCTCATCGTCACCGAGCGGACCGGAAAGGCGTTGCGCGGTCCCGCACGCGATGTGCTCCTCTCCGAAGCGACCAATGAAGTGGGACATGGCTGGGGATTCGGACTGCACGCAGCGATGGACCAGACCGGTGCGGTGATCGGTCCGCTGCTGATGGTCGCTGCCGTCGCGCACTGGCGGCGGTTCGGCCCGGCGTTCCTTCCGCTGGCGATTCCGGCGGCGCTGACGTTGATCATGATCGTCCTGGCGCGTTCGGTGCATCCCAACAAGGGCACGCCACCACGTGTGCCTGCGTCGCAGGATCTGCCGCGCGTCTTCTGGCTCTACATCATCGCCGCGGGCGTCCTCGCCTGCGGGTTCATCGATTTCCCGTTGCTGTCATACCACTTGCAGAGCACCGGCGTGGTGAAGCCCGAAGTGATTCCGCTCCTCTACGCCGGCGCGATGGGTGTGAACGGTGCGGCTGCGTTGCTCTTTGGGCGGCTCTTTGACCGGCACGGCATCATCATTCTCGCCGGCGGCATCCTCGTCTCGCTCTTCTCGCTCCCCCTCGGCTTTCTCGGCGGTCCGTTCGCCGTCGCCGCTGGCGTGGCGTGCTGGGGGATCGGACTCGGCGTCCAGGATGCGTCGCTGCGATCGGGGATTGCGCAGGTGGTATCGATGAACAAGCGCGGCGGCGCGTTCGGTGCATTCAACGGCGTGTACGGGGTGATGTGGTTCCTCGGCAGCGTGGTGATGGGATTTCTATACAGCAGGTCCCGCCCGGCGCTGGTGATCTTCGGCATCACGTTCCAGCTCGCTGCGGCGATCTTCTTCTTCTGGCTGCGCCGCCCACTGGCGGCCGCGATCGAGGCGAAGGAGGAGTAG
- a CDS encoding chloride channel protein gives MADRVQLLVGRAVEWLNELRRREAQLALVLSLVIGVVVGLVVVAFILLTGRLAGHLYPPGGLGRRRILVPVAGSLLSGFFLYRYFPNARGSGIPQTKAALYIHDGRITLRTVLGKFFCCTTSLASGIALGREGPSVQIGAGIASVMARKLKLSTDQVRALIPVGGAAALAAAFNTPIAAVLFSLEEIVGNLHAPVLGSVVIASATSWITLHLLLGDEPLFHVAPYQLVSAGEFIAYAALGVACGVASAAFCRLLLGLRRRFLRLPVGTRWWQPVVGGFTVGAMGFFLPDVLGVGYPVVERVLGGSMILQTLVILAVLKIIATAVCYASGNAGGIFGPALFIGAMVGGAVGHLAHAVAPLHTAGAGAYALVGMGAVFAGIVRTPLTSVIMVFEMTRDYSIIVPLMISNLIAFFISHRLQRVPIYEALAHQDGIHLPTGGYQTPSRHLRVSAAMTIPPEGWQPSRPPSEAHVHADHGLDVVLRRMGEAHMDALPVVSRDDIDHVIGVITLAAVLRAYGVDGTPTP, from the coding sequence TTGGCTGACCGGGTGCAACTGCTGGTGGGACGGGCCGTTGAATGGCTCAACGAACTCCGGCGCCGGGAAGCCCAGCTCGCGCTGGTCCTGAGCCTGGTGATCGGCGTCGTCGTGGGGCTCGTCGTGGTGGCGTTCATCCTGCTCACCGGGCGGCTCGCCGGGCATCTCTATCCGCCCGGTGGCCTCGGCAGACGACGGATCCTCGTGCCGGTCGCCGGTTCCCTGCTGAGCGGCTTCTTCCTCTACCGATACTTCCCGAACGCCCGCGGGAGCGGCATTCCGCAAACGAAGGCCGCGCTCTACATCCATGACGGACGCATCACGTTACGGACGGTACTCGGGAAGTTCTTCTGCTGCACGACTTCGCTCGCCAGCGGCATTGCACTCGGCCGGGAAGGGCCGTCGGTGCAGATCGGCGCGGGAATCGCATCGGTCATGGCGCGAAAGCTGAAGCTCAGCACCGACCAGGTTCGGGCGCTGATCCCGGTCGGTGGCGCTGCCGCACTGGCCGCGGCGTTCAACACGCCGATCGCCGCCGTGCTCTTCTCCCTCGAGGAAATCGTCGGCAACCTGCACGCACCGGTGCTGGGCTCCGTGGTGATTGCGTCCGCCACATCGTGGATCACGCTGCACCTGCTTCTCGGCGACGAGCCGCTCTTTCATGTCGCTCCATATCAGCTGGTCAGCGCCGGCGAGTTCATTGCCTATGCAGCGCTCGGTGTCGCGTGCGGCGTGGCATCGGCGGCGTTCTGCAGGCTACTGCTCGGCTTGCGCCGCCGCTTCCTCCGGCTTCCGGTCGGCACCCGCTGGTGGCAACCAGTGGTTGGGGGGTTCACGGTCGGCGCGATGGGTTTCTTCCTCCCCGACGTCCTGGGCGTCGGCTACCCGGTGGTGGAACGGGTCCTGGGCGGGAGCATGATCCTCCAGACGCTGGTGATCCTGGCGGTGCTCAAGATCATCGCCACGGCGGTCTGTTACGCATCGGGGAATGCCGGCGGGATCTTCGGTCCGGCGCTGTTCATCGGTGCAATGGTGGGTGGAGCGGTCGGGCACCTGGCGCACGCAGTGGCGCCGCTGCACACGGCGGGGGCCGGCGCCTATGCCCTGGTGGGAATGGGGGCGGTGTTTGCCGGGATCGTCCGCACGCCGTTGACGTCGGTGATCATGGTGTTCGAGATGACCCGCGACTATTCGATCATCGTCCCGCTGATGATCTCCAACTTGATCGCCTTCTTCATCTCGCACCGGCTCCAACGCGTGCCGATTTACGAAGCGCTCGCGCATCAGGATGGGATTCATCTTCCCACCGGTGGGTATCAAACGCCCAGCCGTCATCTGCGCGTCAGTGCCGCCATGACGATTCCGCCGGAGGGATGGCAACCGTCCCGCCCGCCAAGCGAAGCCCATGTGCACGCCGATCACGGTCTGGACGTGGTGCTGCGACGGATGGGCGAAGCGCACATGGACGCACTTCCCGTCGTGAGCCGCGATGACATTGATCACGTGATCGGCGTCATCACCCTTGCGGCGGTGCTTCGCGCCTACGGCGTCGACGGTACGCCGACGCCGTAG